A window of Octopus sinensis linkage group LG29, ASM634580v1, whole genome shotgun sequence contains these coding sequences:
- the LOC115226198 gene encoding E3 ubiquitin-protein ligase MIB2 isoform X1 produces MDIDKNIGKILRGDLQYIQEYIKQNSRKINEANSWGLTYLMIACRLGNIDLINFLIDNGADLNMEDGDSKTASHYAVFAHRCDVVDLMVSKGANINSGDHFGNTPLHCAVEKNCEDVVKVILKTRVKEMNKANNNGGTPLHLACIKGHKHIVGHLLKCSPDVNLGDITGFTPLHEVCNEGNAEIVQLLLKLPNIDVNRADKDGNSPLHYAAYRGHIDTVPLLLQQPRINLNMVNITGNTPLHMAVQKQHYNVVALMLSQGNVEMNMKNSDKLTPLLQAISGGHFGMIHNLLSHGADINAVDNNDNNCLHLAVRKEAFHSEDESLGGILDEYCTKLELSLEDKLSGLVVAEYLAYHGANFYHENKQNQTPMELIENAGLREKMQTFFPPPLPCKWCEENKPTITFRPCGHVVLCEECCSKIPLKRCPECLLSITGKYGVDGSQCDAESIYTCTICMEQRWNMVFECGHTTCKECGNQLDRCHLCRKRIERKIIIKQC; encoded by the exons atggaTATTGATAAGAACATAGGTAAAATTTTGCGTGGTGACTTACAATATATTCaagaatatattaaacaaaattcaCGTAAA ATTAATGAAGCAAATTCATGGGGTCTGACATATTTGATGATTGCTTGTCGACTGGGAAACAtagatttaataaatttcttgATTGACAATGGAGCTGATTTGAATATGGAGGACGGAGATAGTAAAACTGCTTCACATTATGCTGTGTTTGC ccATCGATGTGATGTGGTGGACCTCATGGTCTCCAAGGGTGCCAATATCAACAGTGGGGACCACTTTGGTAACACACCTCTTCATTGTGCTGTGGAGAAGAACTGTGAAGATGTAGTGAAAGTCATATTAAAgacaagagtaaaagag atgaaTAAAGCAAACAACAACGGTGGAACCCCTTTACATCTCGCCTGTATAAAGGGGCACAAACACATCGTTGGCCATCTCCTGAAATGTAGCCCTGATGTTAATTTAGGGGACATCACCGGCTTCACTCCTTTACATGAAGTTTGTAATGAAGGAAATGCAGAGATTGTTCAACTTTTGCTGAAATTGCCTAACATAGATGTCAATAGGGCAGATAAAGATGGTAACTCACCACTTCACTATGCCGCCTACCGTGGACATATAGACACTGTCCCACTATTACTGCAACAGCCTAGAATTAATCTGAATATGGTGAACATTACTGGTAACACACCTCTACATATGGCAGTTCAAAA GCAACACTACAATGTGGTGGCATTAATGCTGTCCCAG GGTAATGTGGAAATGAATATGAAGAACTCTGACAAACTGACACCATTGCTGCAAGCCATCTCCGGGGGCCACTTTGGGATGATCCACAACTTACTTTCTCACGGCGCTGATATAAATGCTGTCGACAATAACGACAATAACTGCCTGCATCTTGCTGTGAGGAAGGAGGCGTTTCATTCCGAGGATGAATCCCTTGGTGGCATTTTAGACGAG TACTGCACTAAGCTTGAACTgagcctagaagacaagctttCTGGCTTGGTAGTTGCTGAGTATTTAGCCTATCACGGCGCCAACTTTTaccatgaaaacaaacaaaaccagaCCCCAATGGAACTCATTGAAAATGCAGGTTTAAGAGAGAAGATGCAAACGTTTTTCCCACCACC ATTGCCGTGTAAATGGTGTGAAGAAAATAAACCAACGATAACGTTCCGTCCATGTGGACATGTTGTCCTCTGTGAGGAATGCTGTTCCAAAATTCCTCTGAAAAGATGCCCAGAGTGTTTATTATCTATAACTGGAAAATATGGAGTTG ATGGGTCCCAATGTGATGCAGAatccatatatacgtgtacaatATGTATGGAGCAACGTTGGAACATGGTTTTTGAATGTGGCCACACCACCTGTAAAGAATGCGGAAACCAACTTGATCGGTGCCATTTGTGTCGGAAACGAATTgagagaaagattattattaaacaatgttaa
- the LOC115226198 gene encoding E3 ubiquitin-protein ligase MIB2 isoform X2, translating into MIACRLGNIDLINFLIDNGADLNMEDGDSKTASHYAVFAHRCDVVDLMVSKGANINSGDHFGNTPLHCAVEKNCEDVVKVILKTRVKEMNKANNNGGTPLHLACIKGHKHIVGHLLKCSPDVNLGDITGFTPLHEVCNEGNAEIVQLLLKLPNIDVNRADKDGNSPLHYAAYRGHIDTVPLLLQQPRINLNMVNITGNTPLHMAVQKQHYNVVALMLSQGNVEMNMKNSDKLTPLLQAISGGHFGMIHNLLSHGADINAVDNNDNNCLHLAVRKEAFHSEDESLGGILDEYCTKLELSLEDKLSGLVVAEYLAYHGANFYHENKQNQTPMELIENAGLREKMQTFFPPPLPCKWCEENKPTITFRPCGHVVLCEECCSKIPLKRCPECLLSITGKYGVDGSQCDAESIYTCTICMEQRWNMVFECGHTTCKECGNQLDRCHLCRKRIERKIIIKQC; encoded by the exons ATGATTGCTTGTCGACTGGGAAACAtagatttaataaatttcttgATTGACAATGGAGCTGATTTGAATATGGAGGACGGAGATAGTAAAACTGCTTCACATTATGCTGTGTTTGC ccATCGATGTGATGTGGTGGACCTCATGGTCTCCAAGGGTGCCAATATCAACAGTGGGGACCACTTTGGTAACACACCTCTTCATTGTGCTGTGGAGAAGAACTGTGAAGATGTAGTGAAAGTCATATTAAAgacaagagtaaaagag atgaaTAAAGCAAACAACAACGGTGGAACCCCTTTACATCTCGCCTGTATAAAGGGGCACAAACACATCGTTGGCCATCTCCTGAAATGTAGCCCTGATGTTAATTTAGGGGACATCACCGGCTTCACTCCTTTACATGAAGTTTGTAATGAAGGAAATGCAGAGATTGTTCAACTTTTGCTGAAATTGCCTAACATAGATGTCAATAGGGCAGATAAAGATGGTAACTCACCACTTCACTATGCCGCCTACCGTGGACATATAGACACTGTCCCACTATTACTGCAACAGCCTAGAATTAATCTGAATATGGTGAACATTACTGGTAACACACCTCTACATATGGCAGTTCAAAA GCAACACTACAATGTGGTGGCATTAATGCTGTCCCAG GGTAATGTGGAAATGAATATGAAGAACTCTGACAAACTGACACCATTGCTGCAAGCCATCTCCGGGGGCCACTTTGGGATGATCCACAACTTACTTTCTCACGGCGCTGATATAAATGCTGTCGACAATAACGACAATAACTGCCTGCATCTTGCTGTGAGGAAGGAGGCGTTTCATTCCGAGGATGAATCCCTTGGTGGCATTTTAGACGAG TACTGCACTAAGCTTGAACTgagcctagaagacaagctttCTGGCTTGGTAGTTGCTGAGTATTTAGCCTATCACGGCGCCAACTTTTaccatgaaaacaaacaaaaccagaCCCCAATGGAACTCATTGAAAATGCAGGTTTAAGAGAGAAGATGCAAACGTTTTTCCCACCACC ATTGCCGTGTAAATGGTGTGAAGAAAATAAACCAACGATAACGTTCCGTCCATGTGGACATGTTGTCCTCTGTGAGGAATGCTGTTCCAAAATTCCTCTGAAAAGATGCCCAGAGTGTTTATTATCTATAACTGGAAAATATGGAGTTG ATGGGTCCCAATGTGATGCAGAatccatatatacgtgtacaatATGTATGGAGCAACGTTGGAACATGGTTTTTGAATGTGGCCACACCACCTGTAAAGAATGCGGAAACCAACTTGATCGGTGCCATTTGTGTCGGAAACGAATTgagagaaagattattattaaacaatgttaa
- the LOC115226198 gene encoding ankyrin repeat domain-containing protein 27 isoform X3, with protein sequence MLCLLCDVYIFFSHRCDVVDLMVSKGANINSGDHFGNTPLHCAVEKNCEDVVKVILKTRVKEMNKANNNGGTPLHLACIKGHKHIVGHLLKCSPDVNLGDITGFTPLHEVCNEGNAEIVQLLLKLPNIDVNRADKDGNSPLHYAAYRGHIDTVPLLLQQPRINLNMVNITGNTPLHMAVQKQHYNVVALMLSQGNVEMNMKNSDKLTPLLQAISGGHFGMIHNLLSHGADINAVDNNDNNCLHLAVRKEAFHSEDESLGGILDEYCTKLELSLEDKLSGLVVAEYLAYHGANFYHENKQNQTPMELIENAGLREKMQTFFPPPLPCKWCEENKPTITFRPCGHVVLCEECCSKIPLKRCPECLLSITGKYGVDGSQCDAESIYTCTICMEQRWNMVFECGHTTCKECGNQLDRCHLCRKRIERKIIIKQC encoded by the exons ATGCTGTGTTTGC TctgtgatgtttatattttttttagccATCGATGTGATGTGGTGGACCTCATGGTCTCCAAGGGTGCCAATATCAACAGTGGGGACCACTTTGGTAACACACCTCTTCATTGTGCTGTGGAGAAGAACTGTGAAGATGTAGTGAAAGTCATATTAAAgacaagagtaaaagag atgaaTAAAGCAAACAACAACGGTGGAACCCCTTTACATCTCGCCTGTATAAAGGGGCACAAACACATCGTTGGCCATCTCCTGAAATGTAGCCCTGATGTTAATTTAGGGGACATCACCGGCTTCACTCCTTTACATGAAGTTTGTAATGAAGGAAATGCAGAGATTGTTCAACTTTTGCTGAAATTGCCTAACATAGATGTCAATAGGGCAGATAAAGATGGTAACTCACCACTTCACTATGCCGCCTACCGTGGACATATAGACACTGTCCCACTATTACTGCAACAGCCTAGAATTAATCTGAATATGGTGAACATTACTGGTAACACACCTCTACATATGGCAGTTCAAAA GCAACACTACAATGTGGTGGCATTAATGCTGTCCCAG GGTAATGTGGAAATGAATATGAAGAACTCTGACAAACTGACACCATTGCTGCAAGCCATCTCCGGGGGCCACTTTGGGATGATCCACAACTTACTTTCTCACGGCGCTGATATAAATGCTGTCGACAATAACGACAATAACTGCCTGCATCTTGCTGTGAGGAAGGAGGCGTTTCATTCCGAGGATGAATCCCTTGGTGGCATTTTAGACGAG TACTGCACTAAGCTTGAACTgagcctagaagacaagctttCTGGCTTGGTAGTTGCTGAGTATTTAGCCTATCACGGCGCCAACTTTTaccatgaaaacaaacaaaaccagaCCCCAATGGAACTCATTGAAAATGCAGGTTTAAGAGAGAAGATGCAAACGTTTTTCCCACCACC ATTGCCGTGTAAATGGTGTGAAGAAAATAAACCAACGATAACGTTCCGTCCATGTGGACATGTTGTCCTCTGTGAGGAATGCTGTTCCAAAATTCCTCTGAAAAGATGCCCAGAGTGTTTATTATCTATAACTGGAAAATATGGAGTTG ATGGGTCCCAATGTGATGCAGAatccatatatacgtgtacaatATGTATGGAGCAACGTTGGAACATGGTTTTTGAATGTGGCCACACCACCTGTAAAGAATGCGGAAACCAACTTGATCGGTGCCATTTGTGTCGGAAACGAATTgagagaaagattattattaaacaatgttaa